ATGATGTCGATTCTTTTGATGATGTTtgttcaaataaaaatgaaaatgatgaagTTACAATAGATTATGAATTAATACAAATGCTTTTAAATCTATCCCTTGCAAAAGTAAgagatttatttatttgttcatggaaatatttttcttttgaaacACCATACTATTCAGCAGATATACATCCAATTATTTATCAAAATGTTTTTCCTGATCATCGATCAGATACATTAATCACCAACTTTTTTGCGTGGCTAATTACATCAATGGAGAGATATTTGCGATTAGATGAATAGGATGCGGCTCCCCAATCTGGTGGTGGtgtatgtgtttatatatgcgtgtgtgtttatatgtacgtgtgtgtttatatgtacgtgtgtgtttatatatacgtatgggCCGTATATGTATTCGTGTGTAGTCACATGTGTCGTGTATGTATATCGGTATCCCCTacaatatttgtatatgaatataattagAAGAATAGGAAGTTCACATAAAATCACAAAATCATTCAAACATGTTTCTTTTAATGAAAACTATAagtaaatttatgtattctTTGAGATCATTAAATGAAAggtacaaataatttttttttaattaaatgtaaagGAGTTCAActgaatatatttacatatatttattttccttgGAAAAAAAGGctataaagtaaatatatgtttatatgtgcataaaaggaaaaaatacaattaaaatcaaagataattgtaaatttttgaaaataaacaCAAGCATAGACAATGcacacacgtatatatatttatatattcattcgtatacgtatatatgccATATGGCACATTTGTCTGTActccattttaaaaaatactaaaacagaaatgaaaaaagggtagaaatttaattaattagttttttttgttaatctcttcattcatttaattattaatacgttttttttttttttcattttttatttactagCTGTTTAAGAGTATCTTGCATATTTTACGaacagaaaaatttttaagtgccaattttcttttaaactagttacaaaatatttgcttaaagtttttatgaataaatcaaaacattttaaaattctcCTAATCTAGAATCTTGCGCAAACGATAAATTTTGTTCCATTTTtcattcttcatttttatgttcGCCTTTCTGATTTGTTTTTCGTACGtccttttttcttccattttgATATTTGCAGTGAAAACTACtgagaaattattttttaacattccTATGCAGTAGTTTTAAGAAAacagacaaaaaaaaaaaataataaaataaaacagaaaaaaaaaaaaaaataataaaaaataaaacagaaaaaaagagaataaaacaaaacagaataaaatataaaataacattaaagGAACAGCATTTAAAATGAGATCTctgttatttatatagtaaatcagaacttaattttttgtaattttattattttttcttttttttgccaACGTGTAGGGTTTCAGTTTACGTCTAATTTTTCCATCAAAAATTGGGATAAGGTTAGTTATACAAGTCGCAATATACCTACAGACAGTacctaataaaatatatttatgtatgtatgcctcttttatcattatgacagcaatttattttctcttccCCTATTCCTCAAATATTAGCATAGCATAAAAGGTACTACACATGTAGCTTGTAACCCCTCAATTGCgtaatgaatatattcactttaaaataaatcacTGTCGTTATATTCAATTCAGTAAAGCTTTATCAGCATGGCAGTTAGATTATCCTAAATGAGCGAAGGTATTTTCACATATGTAAATGAGCAAATGAATAAAGAAATACgtgaatttatatacatatacatatacacatatatataaattaaaaaacagtATATGGGGTCGAAGAATCTCATAGACTCGTTCACGCATTTTgggtatatgtatatttgtgcatacatacatatgccGAAATATATACGTGAGCATTTAtccatacatatacatacccCCACGAATGTACATTTTTGAACTAATGTATTACCTGACTCCCGTATGCATAAGccgtttttataatttcactACAGGCCTTATCCGGGTCATGCATGTATGTTTGTAACACTTGAGTAACGTccttatgaaaaattataaccaTAGAAAACATAAGATTTGatgtaaatacaaatatttgaGCTTTGCTAAAATGAAAGAAGTTGCGTATGCTTAAACATGAATACAAATGGAtctgcatatacatatacatatacatatatatatatatatatatatatatatatatatatataaatgcactATTTGGTAGGCAACAAAATTTGCTCATACTTTATTAGACATGGTATCCCACACTCCGTCACAGGCCATAAGAACAAAATGATAATTCATTTCTTCTGCAGAATAGTACACATTATTGTCTTCATTGAAATGATTTTCAtctatttcattttgttcaaCCGGTTCTGCATTTTGtgtaattttcttttctactCCTTTCTTCCCTGGAAGATCactatataattctttacaTATAACGTCTGGGGTAGCCGATATTACgttgttatatttaaaatcCTTGTCACCTATTGCTCTTGAAactaacataaatatatagcaaTGATTCGAAAGCATGTAGTACAACGACAGTTCATTAAGTGAATAgtaaacacaaaaaaaaaaaaaaaaaaaaaaaaactcagACAACAAAATTGAAATATCTCAATGTTGATAAGTCttcaaaaatgtaaaaaatgtgtaacatacataaaatttattgcTAATTCTTATGAAGATTTTTTCATAGTATTTGTATGTAATTACCTGCAAGATAAACCTCTTCTTTTAAAGATAATCCCTCAAGTAAGCTCGGTTTGTTGGCGTTCGTCTATAATCATGGGGAGtacaaattttaataattacaaaatgTTACGAAGAacaaaagaatgaaaatatttttcaatacaATAAAACATCATCCTAATGGTTTGTTAATTTACACACGCTCGCATATACACGtccatgtatacatacatgcatacatacatacgcacATACATACGCACATAACTACAAGCGACTGCATGTAGTTTCTCTTTCACCCCTTTCAAACAAATTACCTTCTTCACATTCGCCTTAACCCTATACACATTTTGCAAGCAGATGACATCCCctcccattttttttattcgcTCCTTTTCCTTAGGATCATTCGGTTTATGATCATGCGACAGAACCTCAGTTTTCTTTTAGAGGAAAACCATAAATAcacattaaattaaaaaaaaaaaaaaaaaaaaaaggggaaagatgaagaaaagaaaatatattggcactaattttttaaaatgtagaAGGAAAATATTATGCATAGGTTGGAACGTCGATTACTATTTGAAATGCAGTATCACATGAAAATGGCCATTCATATATGGGTATGccgatatatatgtatgcccatatatatgtatgcccatatatgcgtatacccatatatgcgtatacccatatatgcgtatacccatatatgcgtatacccatatatacacaaccgttatacatgtatgctgccatatatgtatgcaaatatatatgtacacacagTTCTACACATATATGTCCACATTAGTGCAATTATGGAAAATTAAATTACTAAagtgttatttatattaacgaCGCCAATAGCTCGACAATCTCCTAAGTTAGCTacaaacattttattttttaaaataatcaaaGAAATGATTGTACAGCCATGGTTGGGAAATTTAgaaattcttaaaaattgttcgtctgtttttaaaaatgctaATTTGATGTGTTCTATTATTTCTTCATCCGTCAGATCATCTAAAAACTTTAGTTTCTTTTTACAATTCCCATTAACgttcttattattatattcactTTTGTTATAATCATCACTGGGGTCAAGCACTTTGTCATTTTGTTTGACTACGCATGGAGAAAGGCTATTATCATTACCactattatttctattactgctttcattattattaatttcatttccATTTTCCCCATAATTATTATCGTTATATGATGCTTTGCCGCTTGAATGTTTTCCATTGTTACCTTTCTCCCGCGCACTTAAGTTATCCTCAGTGATATTACTTtccttattattactattattattattattattattattattattattattattgttattattctttttcagTGAAGTAAAATTTGTTTCCTTTTCTATTATTAAGTCCTTATTTTctacttttcttttcttcgtATGAGTTGCTTCCTCTTCATCAGTTGatcttttatctttatttttactaaaatcGTTATGTTCGTTTGGTTCTTTTGGTCCATTTGTCCCGGTTGGTCCATTTGACCCGTTCGATTCATTTTTCCCTTCATCCCTCACAGCGTTCgggtttttattttcattttcaatgTCATCACTAAGGTTGACAGTATTGTCTACGTGATTTAAGTTCGCTATTGTATGGCctccaatttttttatgctcatattttaatttaatatcgtttttttctatttccaTTTCGCTGAAGCACTTAACTCTGTCACTCTTAGTAACAATACTATTTACCACTTCGCTTTTAACAACACCAACTTTTTCTGCTTCATTTTGAATTGTACTTCCATTTGGATTAATTTGTTCTGTGGAGCACACATCTTGTTGTTTAAATGCATTTTCTTCCGTGTTATCTTGACTATAcagataataaattatatttttaataatattggtCATACAGTATTCACAAGCTTTTATTCCTCTATGGCCATCAAATATGGAAAAGAAGTAAAGAggactttttttataaaaaaataaagttctATAATCATTTGAgtctatatattttgtaagaTCAGTAATGACAATATATCTGTCTTCTTGCTTTTTCCTTCTTCCTTGCATAGTTTTTGTATATGTggttaatttaatttttttaattttttgtttttcttcatttttaaatagaaaattagaTATAAATTCAGTACTATCaaatgtatacacatataaaaaaaaagacttcTCATTAAATGGAGTTAAACTATTATTCTTAtcataaaagtaataattacCTAGTAATGTATGATAGTACAAAAAGGTCTTTCTATTAAATATCcattcatatgtatacatttccCATAAACCGATGGTCAAAATGTAACTAACAATATCACTGATACTGTTGAATTCCTTTATGTCCTTCAAGTTACTTTCTCCATGTGCTCCTGCATTGTTATTGTGTTCTTCGCTCTTTTCTTCGATtgaattcataatatatcaGAGTTGAAATGCATGCTCGTCCGTtcatgcatatatgcatatatacatacatatatacttacatatatacaaacatacatatatatatacgtacatacatatatacgtgcatatatatttacatacctatatacttacatacctatatacgtacatatatatttacatacctatatacttacatacctatatacgtacatatatatttacatatatatatatatatatatatatatatatatatatatatatatatatatatatatatatatatacacatatatatatgtatatatatatatatacacatatatatatgtatatcgtACTGGagcaggaaaaaaaattaaaaaaggtgagtgtcaaaaaaaaaaaaaaaaaaaaaaaaaacttttactTCCTTCGCAATGTCCTAAGCCTCACACAGCGAAATTAATCTATGCTTAtgtttaaaatgtatatacccAGTTGTACATAATTAAGcgcatacatgtatatatgtatatgtataatatatgcaaatatttttatgcctTTTTTCCTGTACAATTTtctactcttttttttttttctttaaattgaTTCAAGAGCCCTCGTGCAGTATTTGACCTTCATATTTATAGTTtacacttaaaaaattttgtttttcttattttttcttgtttttttttcttttatatttttttttacttttatatttttttttactttttttcttttttttgtagccTAAAATAGGAAAACATCACATAAGTTTAATCATAACATAAGCCTTGtgatgtttttattttttatcttataatataacaaggagaaaaattataaaataaagatacGAATTTCTAGGAGGGTTTTTTTCAGAAAATGTCAAATTGTAGGAGAAAAAACTACatggaaaaaatagaattgcGGGAATAGAAAATGGGTATGGAAAATTTAAAGTCAATTTAAAAGTGATTAAATAATAAGATTAAAATGATGAATTACATTTTGGTAAAAACTTGAAGAAGCGAACATAAATATAGTACGTACCATTttgaaaagaagaaaattttttttttttgtatttgtttACTTATCTGTAAAATT
The window above is part of the Plasmodium malariae genome assembly, chromosome: 10 genome. Proteins encoded here:
- the PmUG01_10024500 gene encoding protein phosphatase 2C, putative; translation: MNSIEEKSEEHNNNAGAHGESNLKDIKEFNSISDIVSYILTIGLWEMYTYEWIFNRKTFLYYHTLLGNYYFYDKNNSLTPFNEKSFFLYVYTFDSTEFISNFLFKNEEKQKIKKIKLTTYTKTMQGRRKKQEDRYIVITDLTKYIDSNDYRTLFFYKKSPLYFFSIFDGHRGIKACEYCMTNIIKNIIYYLYSQDNTEENAFKQQDVCSTEQINPNGSTIQNEAEKVGVVKSEVVNSIVTKSDRVKCFSEMEIEKNDIKLKYEHKKIGGHTIANLNHVDNTVNLSDDIENENKNPNAVRDEGKNESNGSNGPTGTNGPKEPNEHNDFSKNKDKRSTDEEEATHTKKRKVENKDLIIEKETNFTSLKKNNNNNNNNNNNNNNNNSNNKESNITEDNLSAREKGNNGKHSSGKASYNDNNYGENGNEINNNESSNRNNSGNDNSLSPCVVKQNDKVLDPSDDYNKSEYNNKNVNGNCKKKLKFLDDLTDEEIIEHIKLAFLKTDEQFLRISKFPNHGCTIISLIILKNKMFVANLGDCRAIGVVNINNTLKTEVLSHDHKPNDPKEKERIKKMGGDVICLQNVYRVKANVKKTNANKPSLLEGLSLKEEVYLAVSRAIGDKDFKYNNVISATPDVICKELYSDLPGKKGVEKKITQNAEPVEQNEIDENHFNEDNNVYYSAEEMNYHFVLMACDGVWDTMSNKDVTQVLQTYMHDPDKACSEIIKTAYAYGSQDNLTAMLIKLY